The following proteins come from a genomic window of Brevibacillus antibioticus:
- a CDS encoding DMT family transporter, with protein sequence MLFAYIQLALAMALVGSNISIGKEIVSHVPVFLFSELRFLLAIVILLPLLATRGEWKTTWSREEGKVLYWQSFFGVFLFSICMLYGVQWTTATAAGIITSTVPACIALFSFWILKEKLHANSLVAIGLSVGGIGFITFTGSGGEQNWVSMLGNLLVFFAVVSEALFTIFAKRLSGKITPFQMTAAINVISFVLFLPFAIWESLRFDWSAVPANVWWLLVYYAITASILSFFLWYKGVEKVEASKAGLFTGMMPISAALAAVFFLNEAFTWMHGVGMILVLASIFVGTQQPRHIRKSIES encoded by the coding sequence ATGCTGTTTGCTTACATACAGTTAGCCTTGGCTATGGCCTTGGTCGGAAGCAACATCTCGATCGGTAAAGAAATTGTTTCCCATGTCCCTGTGTTTTTGTTTTCGGAGCTGCGCTTTTTGCTCGCGATCGTCATCCTATTGCCGCTGCTCGCTACGCGTGGAGAATGGAAAACGACTTGGAGCCGTGAGGAAGGCAAGGTGTTATACTGGCAGTCGTTCTTCGGCGTGTTTCTGTTTAGTATTTGCATGCTGTACGGCGTTCAGTGGACGACTGCTACTGCAGCCGGTATCATTACGAGTACGGTACCTGCCTGCATCGCTTTGTTTTCGTTCTGGATTCTCAAGGAAAAATTACACGCCAATAGCTTAGTGGCGATCGGTCTTTCAGTGGGCGGCATCGGCTTCATTACGTTCACAGGAAGCGGAGGGGAGCAAAACTGGGTAAGCATGCTTGGTAATTTGCTCGTATTTTTTGCAGTCGTCAGCGAAGCGCTTTTCACGATTTTCGCCAAAAGACTGTCTGGGAAAATTACGCCTTTCCAAATGACGGCTGCGATTAATGTCATTAGCTTTGTCTTGTTTCTTCCATTTGCGATCTGGGAAAGCTTGCGGTTTGACTGGAGTGCCGTACCTGCAAATGTATGGTGGCTTCTTGTGTACTATGCGATTACGGCAAGCATCTTATCCTTCTTTCTCTGGTACAAAGGAGTGGAGAAGGTGGAGGCTTCCAAAGCGGGCTTGTTCACCGGAATGATGCCGATAAGTGCTGCTCTCGCGGCTGTCTTTTTCTTGAACGAAGCATTTACTTGGATGCATGGAGTGGGGATGATCCTGGTGCTCGCCTCCATTTTTGTCGGTACACAGCAGCCTCGTCATATACGTAAGTCGATTGAAAGCTGA
- a CDS encoding acyltransferase: MARKERIRELDLIRAFAFLAVVYQHVIGVYIREPGLTEQASIIYGMLFHLLKFAVPAFIFITGLVLFYNYSEKVNYISFTRKRITEILVPYGIWSVVYLYLMGKPLGEGAAFFWNVGKNFLTGTSSYHLWFVVMIFQFYLLYPFWQKVFELFRRFVTSRFRLVVALGVTGLIYGGLMWFSVRYIPAHGFRFDMNWLDTYFIKYRDRNAFYYFYYFLFGGLVAFTLPAFRAILKRYWQWIIVSVGVLYAVIGYELFRDSGPGQINLNVATSLKPSMFLYTMACLLAVYALCLWMSKKQSKWTHWLGLLGKYSYGAYLIHALILTYVMKVLRELQLFHTGVWGSMVAFVLCSILSFVLSFGLGKLPFGSWLVGAAEKKARKIPSSQKEWQNAG, encoded by the coding sequence ATGGCTCGAAAAGAACGAATTCGTGAATTGGATCTGATCCGGGCCTTTGCATTCTTGGCTGTGGTTTATCAGCATGTCATTGGCGTGTATATCCGCGAGCCGGGACTGACAGAGCAAGCGTCGATCATCTACGGAATGTTGTTTCATTTGCTGAAATTCGCGGTACCAGCATTCATTTTCATAACGGGTCTTGTTTTGTTTTACAACTACTCTGAAAAAGTGAACTATATTTCCTTCACACGTAAACGGATCACCGAGATTTTGGTTCCGTATGGAATATGGTCAGTGGTCTATCTTTACTTGATGGGGAAGCCCTTGGGTGAGGGAGCAGCGTTCTTTTGGAATGTAGGCAAAAATTTCCTGACAGGGACATCCTCCTATCATCTGTGGTTCGTCGTGATGATTTTCCAGTTCTATCTTTTGTATCCGTTTTGGCAAAAAGTATTTGAACTTTTCCGCAGATTCGTAACAAGTCGCTTCCGTCTCGTTGTCGCTCTTGGTGTCACCGGATTAATTTATGGGGGTCTCATGTGGTTTTCAGTGCGGTACATCCCGGCGCACGGTTTTCGATTCGATATGAATTGGCTTGATACGTATTTCATCAAATACCGCGATCGAAATGCGTTCTATTATTTCTATTACTTTTTGTTCGGCGGCTTGGTCGCCTTCACATTGCCTGCATTTCGTGCCATTCTGAAAAGATACTGGCAATGGATCATCGTTTCGGTTGGTGTCCTGTACGCAGTCATTGGTTATGAGCTTTTCCGTGATTCAGGGCCAGGCCAAATCAATTTAAACGTAGCGACATCCTTAAAACCGTCCATGTTCCTCTATACGATGGCTTGCTTATTGGCTGTGTACGCTCTCTGCCTATGGATGAGTAAAAAGCAGTCCAAATGGACACATTGGCTAGGACTCCTTGGGAAATATTCGTACGGAGCTTATTTGATTCACGCGCTGATCTTAACGTACGTGATGAAGGTCTTACGCGAGCTTCAGCTTTTTCACACGGGCGTGTGGGGAAGTATGGTAGCATTCGTCCTATGCTCCATTCTTTCTTTTGTCCTATCATTTGGGCTTGGAAAACTGCCGTTTGGTTCCTGGCTGGTGGGGGCAGCAGAGAAAAAGGCAAGGAAGATCCCGTCCTCTCAAAAAGAATGGCAAAACGCAGGGTAA
- the dacB gene encoding D-alanyl-D-alanine carboxypeptidase/D-alanyl-D-alanine endopeptidase codes for MNHLFAFRRVGTWFFVLALLLQVAASPAVAKEEVASSSPLALSIEKFLADLKNDENSKGMYAGIAVYDLTDKKYVYKHNAERNFIPASNMKLFTTIAGLDKLGPDYQWKTEVFVSGKVNNGGILQGDLILKGYGDPSLSPGDLQQMAKAIKDLGIKRINGNLLLDDSYFDETRLGTSWMWDDEPYGYSAQVSGLAVNKNVTTLTATPGKTVNDVPVLTMNPATTYITVTNQLKTTVGKGSNVLVERPRGKNEIIVSGTIGMQAAPYEEDVTMEDPAFYVGDLWKEQLQKQGIALHPKTEVKKTVLQSGVPFYTHLSKPLGEITVELNKDSDNFYAEMLVKTLGVTQKSEGSFEAGSEAVADVMKRAGIESGFRQVDGSGLSRFNMITPEQMIETLIFLQEQEYRTELEKSLPIAGVDGTLKNRMKGTSAEKNLIAKTGSLSGVNTLSGYVTAKNGHKLAFSILINGIYKVKYARELQDRIGILLTTYPEIAAPEGFSPPEKKTYPLSALIDPILDTPEAAGVTAGIMIKSLDSPGDPVLYERDADTLLTPASNLKLLTTATALNQLGSDYVFKTEVYGDAPITSTGIQQGNLYVKGYGDPTLHTENALQVQEGVSIEKIAGWLKQQGITRINGNLVMDESYFDQQRLGLGWAWDDESYYYNPTIGALAMNRGTVMIEFKPANDAGKPVEINLLPKTGYVQVINEAKTIQKGGENTFAILRDRGTNTIRLSGNLPLDHEGDYERVPVEEPAKYVGTVLKETLKQQGIAFAPKSEVMIQPVPPAAVKWTQFESLPLKDIVLYLNKRSDNYYAEMLLKTLGAAKKGTGSAAIGAEVVSETVASLGGNTTFDMMDGSGLTRYNLISARQIVSVLEGMTKESTFATYDDSLPIAGMDGTLKNRLKDTPAVNNLHAKTGSMTGVNTLSGYITTKGKEKLIVSIMFNGYVEDEELFTKMQDQIITILASYE; via the coding sequence ATGAATCATTTGTTTGCTTTTCGACGTGTCGGTACGTGGTTCTTCGTGTTGGCTCTCTTGTTGCAGGTAGCAGCTTCGCCTGCGGTTGCCAAGGAAGAGGTCGCTTCTTCTAGTCCTCTTGCACTCAGCATAGAAAAATTCCTCGCCGATTTGAAAAACGATGAGAATAGCAAGGGGATGTACGCTGGAATCGCAGTCTACGATCTAACCGACAAAAAGTACGTATATAAGCACAATGCCGAACGTAATTTTATCCCAGCTTCCAACATGAAGCTGTTTACGACAATCGCGGGTCTGGATAAGCTGGGGCCAGATTATCAGTGGAAGACCGAGGTGTTTGTTTCAGGAAAGGTAAATAACGGTGGCATTTTGCAAGGAGATCTGATTTTAAAAGGGTATGGGGACCCTAGCCTGAGTCCAGGGGATTTGCAACAAATGGCAAAAGCCATCAAAGATTTGGGGATCAAACGAATTAATGGAAACCTGCTTCTCGATGACAGTTATTTCGATGAGACCAGATTGGGTACGAGCTGGATGTGGGATGACGAACCGTATGGGTACAGCGCTCAGGTAAGTGGATTAGCCGTAAATAAAAACGTTACGACCCTAACCGCAACCCCTGGTAAAACGGTGAACGATGTGCCTGTCCTGACTATGAACCCAGCCACCACATACATAACAGTCACAAACCAGTTGAAAACGACAGTGGGAAAGGGGAGCAACGTGCTTGTCGAGCGACCACGCGGAAAAAATGAAATCATCGTATCCGGGACGATCGGGATGCAAGCAGCTCCTTATGAGGAAGATGTCACGATGGAAGACCCGGCTTTTTATGTGGGCGATCTATGGAAGGAGCAGTTGCAAAAACAAGGGATTGCCTTACATCCGAAGACAGAAGTGAAAAAGACAGTGCTGCAAAGCGGAGTACCGTTCTATACCCACTTGTCCAAACCGTTGGGTGAGATCACGGTGGAGCTCAACAAGGACAGTGACAACTTCTATGCAGAGATGCTTGTAAAGACGCTGGGCGTTACGCAGAAAAGCGAGGGAAGCTTTGAGGCAGGCAGTGAGGCGGTAGCGGACGTGATGAAGCGCGCTGGCATTGAGTCAGGCTTCCGTCAGGTCGATGGCTCGGGGTTATCGAGATTTAATATGATCACTCCAGAACAGATGATCGAGACGCTCATCTTTTTGCAGGAGCAAGAATATCGAACGGAACTAGAAAAATCACTCCCAATCGCAGGAGTGGACGGCACCTTGAAAAACCGCATGAAAGGAACCAGTGCGGAAAAGAATCTGATTGCGAAGACAGGTTCGTTAAGCGGAGTCAATACCCTGTCGGGTTATGTAACGGCAAAAAATGGTCACAAGCTGGCCTTTTCGATTCTGATCAACGGCATCTATAAAGTGAAGTATGCGAGGGAGCTACAGGATCGCATCGGAATTTTGTTAACAACCTACCCGGAAATCGCAGCACCAGAAGGATTCAGCCCTCCAGAGAAAAAGACGTACCCACTCTCTGCTTTGATTGATCCTATTCTCGATACGCCGGAAGCAGCAGGTGTAACGGCTGGAATCATGATCAAATCGTTGGATTCACCGGGTGACCCTGTTTTATACGAGCGGGATGCGGACACATTGCTTACCCCAGCTTCGAATCTGAAGCTATTGACGACTGCCACAGCGTTGAACCAGCTTGGTTCGGATTACGTATTCAAAACGGAAGTGTATGGAGACGCTCCGATCACCTCTACGGGCATACAACAAGGCAATCTGTATGTGAAAGGATATGGTGACCCTACCTTGCATACGGAGAATGCGCTTCAGGTGCAGGAAGGTGTGTCGATTGAAAAAATAGCAGGGTGGCTCAAGCAACAAGGAATCACGCGTATTAATGGGAACCTCGTGATGGATGAAAGCTACTTTGATCAACAACGGCTTGGTCTCGGCTGGGCATGGGATGACGAGAGCTACTATTACAACCCGACCATAGGGGCTCTTGCAATGAACCGTGGGACGGTCATGATCGAATTCAAGCCCGCAAATGATGCTGGCAAACCAGTGGAAATCAATTTGCTTCCCAAAACAGGGTATGTACAAGTAATCAATGAAGCCAAGACCATACAAAAAGGGGGAGAAAATACGTTTGCTATTCTGCGTGACCGTGGAACAAATACCATCAGACTGTCAGGAAACCTCCCACTTGATCACGAAGGGGATTACGAGCGTGTACCTGTGGAAGAGCCAGCCAAGTACGTGGGGACCGTGCTAAAGGAAACGTTGAAGCAGCAAGGAATTGCATTTGCTCCGAAAAGCGAAGTGATGATCCAGCCCGTTCCTCCAGCAGCAGTGAAATGGACACAATTTGAGTCACTGCCGCTCAAGGACATCGTTTTGTACCTCAACAAGCGTAGTGACAATTACTACGCAGAAATGCTCCTCAAGACGCTCGGAGCCGCAAAGAAAGGGACAGGGAGTGCAGCCATTGGTGCAGAGGTCGTTTCGGAAACCGTAGCTTCACTTGGCGGGAATACCACCTTTGACATGATGGATGGATCAGGTTTGACCCGCTACAATCTTATTTCTGCTCGGCAGATTGTATCCGTACTTGAGGGGATGACCAAGGAATCGACATTTGCCACTTATGATGACTCCCTACCCATAGCGGGTATGGATGGTACACTGAAAAACCGCTTGAAGGACACACCTGCCGTGAATAATCTTCACGCGAAAACAGGTTCGATGACAGGTGTGAACACGCTGTCGGGCTATATCACGACCAAAGGCAAAGAGAAGCTCATCGTATCGATTATGTTCAACGGGTATGTCGAGGATGAAGAGCTGTTTACCAAGATGCAGGATCAGATTATTACGATACTAGCCAGTTACGAATAG
- the brnQ gene encoding branched-chain amino acid transport system II carrier protein — MITLSKKEMLLVSFMLFSMFFGAGNLIFPPYLGQEAGSYVWLSIAGFVLSAVGLPILGVIAIAKAGSFYQLASRVHPSFALIFPILIYVSIGPALAIPRAGSLAYEMGMAPFLPVQATDSTWSLFLYTIVFFGIVFWFSLTPSKLIDRFGKILTPTLLTMIALIYVKSLFTPLGPTGVPAGKYATSPVVQGFLDGYLTMDALAALVFGIVIANTLRSKGIEDKKQLSANMIKAGIGAGMLLTFIYVILGLLGSSGASLGRPENGGLLLTAIMRQLFGTSGTLILGVIFTVACLCVSIGLVTSCSQYFHGRFKGLSYRGWAVILCILSMGVANLGLSEILSVSVPILGAIYPIAIVLILLALLERWIPAHSSVYMTTVVVVAVFGVVDLMNLTFFNQSWNDILGVLPFYKEGAGWIMPAVFAGFVGVLLDLRKRTDRTGGGTTTSPSK; from the coding sequence ATGATAACTTTGTCTAAGAAAGAAATGCTGCTGGTCAGTTTTATGCTGTTTTCGATGTTTTTTGGTGCAGGAAACCTTATTTTTCCACCCTATCTGGGTCAAGAAGCTGGTTCCTATGTTTGGCTGTCGATTGCAGGCTTTGTATTATCTGCTGTTGGTCTTCCCATTCTTGGTGTGATTGCCATCGCAAAGGCAGGGAGCTTTTACCAATTGGCAAGTCGTGTTCATCCAAGCTTTGCTCTTATTTTTCCTATTTTGATTTATGTGTCGATTGGACCCGCACTTGCCATCCCACGTGCAGGCAGTCTCGCGTACGAGATGGGAATGGCGCCGTTTTTGCCGGTACAAGCCACTGATTCTACCTGGAGTCTTTTCCTCTATACGATCGTATTTTTTGGCATTGTCTTTTGGTTTAGTCTAACTCCTTCCAAATTGATTGATCGCTTTGGGAAAATACTGACTCCTACATTGTTGACTATGATTGCCTTGATCTATGTTAAGAGCTTATTCACACCACTTGGTCCAACGGGGGTACCAGCAGGAAAATATGCCACCAGTCCAGTTGTGCAAGGGTTTCTGGACGGGTATTTAACGATGGATGCTTTGGCTGCACTCGTATTTGGTATCGTGATCGCCAATACGCTGCGGAGCAAGGGAATTGAGGACAAAAAGCAGCTGTCCGCGAATATGATCAAAGCAGGCATCGGAGCAGGTATGTTGCTGACATTCATCTATGTCATTTTAGGATTACTGGGTTCATCCGGTGCCTCTCTAGGAAGGCCGGAGAATGGCGGGCTGCTCCTGACAGCAATCATGAGGCAGCTATTTGGTACAAGCGGTACATTGATTCTTGGCGTCATCTTTACCGTTGCCTGCCTCTGTGTATCAATTGGACTCGTAACTTCTTGCAGCCAATACTTTCATGGACGATTCAAAGGCTTGTCCTACAGGGGATGGGCAGTGATTCTCTGTATCCTGAGCATGGGGGTCGCAAACTTAGGACTATCGGAGATTCTAAGTGTATCTGTCCCAATTCTAGGTGCTATTTACCCCATTGCGATCGTGCTCATCCTGTTGGCGTTGCTAGAGCGCTGGATACCTGCGCATTCATCTGTGTATATGACGACTGTCGTAGTTGTGGCGGTTTTTGGTGTCGTGGATTTGATGAATCTTACGTTTTTTAATCAGAGCTGGAACGATATCCTGGGTGTCCTTCCGTTTTATAAGGAAGGCGCCGGTTGGATCATGCCAGCGGTATTTGCTGGTTTTGTTGGTGTTCTGCTCGACCTTCGAAAAAGGACAGACCGGACAGGAGGAGGAACAACGACTTCCCCATCCAAATAA
- a CDS encoding YheC/YheD family protein, giving the protein MVKDELLLEYLPKTRVYSPEELWEYAETFTHVMLKPSGGGGGAGIIQVTARGEERYLVHSGSRQRLVEGKEATIRYVESLFRPKTYLLQPRIPLGRIKGKPFDVRVMIQRRSNKEPWVITGWCAKLAGPGYVVTNVARSRGKVLPIQTAIKLSNIEAGRHLMSDIRMIATAVAKRLGRAYPTLREIGLDLGIDVDGKPWIIEANFRPSLALFQKLEDKTFYKRIVSMRKR; this is encoded by the coding sequence ATGGTCAAAGACGAACTTTTGCTGGAGTATTTGCCCAAAACCCGCGTGTACTCTCCTGAAGAGCTTTGGGAGTATGCAGAAACGTTTACACACGTGATGCTGAAGCCTTCGGGAGGCGGCGGTGGGGCAGGGATTATCCAAGTAACGGCGCGAGGAGAAGAGAGGTATTTGGTCCATAGTGGGAGTCGTCAGCGGCTCGTGGAGGGGAAGGAGGCCACGATCCGATATGTGGAATCGTTGTTTCGACCGAAAACATATCTGCTCCAGCCACGTATCCCACTCGGGAGAATCAAGGGCAAGCCTTTTGATGTGCGTGTCATGATCCAGCGCAGGAGCAATAAGGAGCCTTGGGTAATAACAGGGTGGTGTGCAAAGCTTGCAGGTCCGGGCTATGTCGTGACAAATGTGGCTCGTAGCCGTGGAAAGGTTTTGCCCATCCAGACGGCAATCAAGCTGTCCAATATCGAAGCGGGTCGGCATCTCATGAGTGATATCCGTATGATAGCTACGGCGGTTGCTAAACGATTGGGAAGAGCCTATCCGACACTCCGAGAGATTGGTTTGGACTTAGGGATTGATGTGGATGGCAAACCGTGGATTATTGAGGCCAACTTCCGACCTTCTCTTGCTCTCTTTCAAAAGCTGGAGGATAAGACCTTTTACAAACGAATAGTTTCCATGCGAAAACGATAA
- the panD gene encoding aspartate 1-decarboxylase: MQRHMCKGKIHRATVTQAELDYVGSITIDVALMDAADIKPYEIVQVTSLRNATRWKTYALPGASGSGVICLNGPPAHLFSPGDLVIILSMGMYDESEMEQLVPKVVFVDEQNRITKIEEHHLIKNGETLP, encoded by the coding sequence ATGCAACGACACATGTGCAAAGGCAAAATTCACAGGGCGACAGTTACGCAGGCCGAACTGGATTACGTGGGGAGTATCACAATTGATGTTGCACTCATGGATGCGGCAGATATCAAGCCTTATGAAATCGTGCAAGTAACCAGTTTGCGTAATGCCACGCGCTGGAAAACATACGCGTTACCCGGAGCATCGGGTAGCGGAGTCATCTGTCTGAACGGTCCACCTGCCCACCTATTCTCGCCAGGAGATCTCGTCATCATTTTGAGTATGGGCATGTACGATGAATCCGAGATGGAGCAGCTCGTTCCCAAGGTCGTATTTGTGGACGAACAAAATCGCATCACGAAAATAGAGGAGCATCATCTGATAAAGAATGGAGAGACACTGCCATAA
- a CDS encoding YqjF family protein: MTQTWEHLLFLHWAISPASIKALIPAGLELDTYDGKAWISIIPFLLSGVRLRRMPSVPFTTTFPEINVRTYVKAKGKAGVYFLSLDTSNPLVIRIAKFWYRLPYYRAQMAFHSEVNRIDFTSRRLSGLPQFPSFKGSYQSHADKFFAKEGTLVHWLTERYTLFCRCNRKKQIMYADVVHEPWQLQETDFHIHENSMTENLSIPLTDSPHLALYSRGVQSLIWPIQRLADLSSDQGG, translated from the coding sequence ATGACGCAGACGTGGGAGCATCTTCTTTTTTTACATTGGGCAATTTCCCCAGCGTCTATCAAAGCGTTGATTCCAGCGGGACTTGAGCTCGATACATACGATGGCAAGGCATGGATCAGTATTATCCCGTTTTTGCTGAGTGGCGTGCGTCTGCGTCGAATGCCATCCGTACCATTCACGACAACTTTCCCTGAAATCAATGTGCGGACGTATGTGAAGGCGAAAGGGAAGGCGGGCGTGTATTTTCTTTCACTGGATACATCGAATCCTCTGGTAATCCGAATTGCGAAATTTTGGTATCGACTGCCGTATTATCGGGCTCAAATGGCTTTTCATTCTGAAGTGAATCGGATAGATTTTACCTCTCGACGACTATCTGGTCTACCTCAGTTTCCCTCGTTCAAAGGCAGCTACCAGTCTCACGCTGACAAATTTTTCGCCAAAGAGGGAACACTGGTGCATTGGCTGACAGAACGATACACGCTCTTTTGCAGGTGTAACAGAAAGAAGCAGATCATGTATGCGGATGTGGTGCACGAGCCGTGGCAGCTACAGGAGACAGACTTTCATATTCATGAAAACTCGATGACCGAAAACCTGTCGATCCCACTAACAGATTCCCCACATCTAGCACTGTATTCACGTGGGGTACAAAGCCTGATATGGCCGATTCAAAGACTAGCGGATCTATCTTCGGATCAAGGTGGATAG
- a CDS encoding FMN-binding glutamate synthase family protein, whose translation MAGNWIPFLIGSFVGSMAALIVVGLLLICLFRPLTQWVLAKFMKRLMSDRYPENIFEMVSAMTKVSPRYVLENSLRAATGQAIERPFGSPRKFLNFDSLIFSPAQIAKMPSSEDTEVDMQLTIGPMAKKPLTLDIPIMAGAMGYGIGVSEDVKIAIAKGTAAVGTLTNTGEGPLLPEERKFAKHLILQYNSGKWAKEPEILRQADAIEIHFGQGATAAAASFIPAEYIQGRAAEIMGVQDEEMVVIPSRHPEVSKPEDLKKLVDKLRTITDGVPIGVKICASAILEKDLEIVIQAGVDFISIDGGQAGTKGGPPILEDDFGLPTIYALTRAVRYLKKKGVKERITLLSGGGYNTPGECLKAIALGADGIFMGTAILWAMTHDQVTKAIPWEPPTELTTYPGSLKNKFDPNSAAKYLTNFFLSFVDEIEIAVLALGKTSLREVTAADLVSLDEMTSKVTKVPLAFHSSSSS comes from the coding sequence ATGGCTGGCAACTGGATTCCGTTTTTGATCGGCTCCTTTGTAGGATCGATGGCAGCACTCATCGTGGTGGGACTGCTTTTGATCTGTCTTTTTCGCCCTCTTACCCAGTGGGTGCTAGCCAAGTTCATGAAGCGCCTCATGTCAGACCGCTATCCGGAAAATATTTTTGAGATGGTCTCCGCAATGACCAAAGTCAGTCCACGCTACGTCCTGGAGAACAGCTTGCGAGCAGCTACTGGACAAGCCATTGAGCGTCCTTTCGGAAGTCCACGCAAGTTCTTGAACTTCGATAGCTTGATTTTTTCTCCTGCACAGATAGCCAAGATGCCTTCGAGTGAGGATACAGAAGTGGATATGCAACTCACGATTGGACCCATGGCAAAAAAGCCGTTAACCTTGGACATTCCGATCATGGCAGGGGCAATGGGTTACGGTATCGGTGTAAGTGAGGATGTGAAAATCGCGATTGCAAAAGGAACGGCCGCCGTGGGGACTTTGACGAATACGGGTGAAGGTCCGTTACTGCCGGAAGAAAGGAAATTCGCCAAACATCTGATTCTCCAATACAACTCGGGAAAGTGGGCAAAGGAGCCAGAAATTTTGCGACAAGCGGACGCCATCGAAATCCATTTTGGGCAAGGGGCGACTGCAGCTGCCGCGAGCTTTATCCCCGCTGAATATATCCAGGGAAGAGCTGCTGAAATCATGGGGGTTCAGGATGAAGAAATGGTCGTCATTCCCTCGCGGCATCCGGAAGTATCGAAGCCGGAGGATCTAAAGAAGCTCGTAGACAAGTTGCGCACAATAACAGACGGCGTACCGATTGGCGTCAAAATCTGTGCCAGTGCCATTCTTGAAAAAGACTTGGAGATTGTAATCCAGGCTGGAGTAGATTTTATCAGCATTGATGGCGGACAAGCGGGGACAAAAGGAGGACCTCCAATTCTGGAGGATGATTTCGGTTTGCCAACGATTTATGCGCTGACCCGCGCCGTGCGCTATTTGAAGAAAAAAGGTGTGAAAGAACGAATTACCTTATTGTCTGGCGGCGGATATAATACTCCGGGTGAGTGCTTGAAGGCGATTGCTTTAGGAGCAGACGGCATCTTTATGGGGACGGCTATTTTGTGGGCGATGACTCATGATCAGGTGACAAAAGCAATACCGTGGGAACCACCGACAGAGCTGACCACCTATCCAGGGAGCTTGAAAAACAAATTCGACCCCAATTCAGCCGCGAAATACTTGACTAACTTTTTTCTTTCGTTTGTGGATGAGATCGAAATTGCCGTCCTTGCGCTGGGGAAAACGTCTCTTCGTGAGGTTACCGCTGCGGATCTCGTCTCACTCGATGAGATGACGAGCAAAGTGACGAAAGTACCCCTTGCCTTTCATTCATCCTCTTCCAGTTAA
- a CDS encoding Ldh family oxidoreductase produces the protein MHPALFHWKRLEQVVTEVLVQAGARHEHARLVAESLIHADLRGVESHGLARLPIYIQRIEAGLIELNDEPVVWKQEGATALVDGKNQLGAVVGVAALEEAIKLSRQMGIGLVGVRHSNHFGSCSYYAERAITEGKILIVLSNAPEAMAPTGGIRPFFGTNPIAAGIPAGEEPSFLLDMATSVAARGKIALAVKKGESIPADWAIDANGKETTDPTKALLGSLLPIGGAKGYGLAMFIDILCGLLTGAATGPHVKSLYDNWHDPQNVGHLFLTVDIERFMPLPDFCANMDAYIREVKSVPRKEGVTDIFIPGEIESRKKQERMENGIPLDPNLTKELSQLCRTYGVDLQAACYLP, from the coding sequence ATGCACCCTGCACTCTTTCATTGGAAGCGTTTGGAGCAAGTCGTAACAGAAGTGCTTGTACAGGCAGGTGCCAGACATGAGCATGCTAGGCTTGTCGCAGAATCCCTCATCCATGCTGATTTGCGCGGCGTCGAATCCCATGGTTTGGCGAGGCTACCGATCTATATCCAACGAATCGAAGCAGGCTTGATCGAATTGAATGATGAACCTGTGGTATGGAAACAGGAGGGAGCAACAGCACTGGTAGACGGCAAAAACCAGTTGGGTGCGGTAGTTGGGGTTGCGGCATTGGAGGAAGCGATTAAATTGTCGCGGCAGATGGGAATCGGGCTAGTTGGTGTTCGTCATTCCAACCACTTTGGCTCCTGTTCGTACTATGCAGAAAGAGCGATCACGGAAGGAAAGATTCTCATTGTCCTTTCCAACGCCCCCGAAGCCATGGCGCCAACAGGTGGGATTCGCCCTTTTTTCGGAACAAATCCGATTGCAGCGGGAATACCGGCAGGAGAAGAGCCATCCTTTTTGCTAGATATGGCTACAAGTGTTGCTGCCAGGGGAAAAATCGCCTTAGCCGTTAAAAAAGGAGAATCCATTCCTGCAGATTGGGCCATCGATGCCAATGGGAAGGAAACGACTGATCCCACAAAAGCCTTGCTAGGCTCACTTTTGCCGATCGGGGGAGCAAAGGGATACGGATTGGCGATGTTCATCGATATCTTGTGTGGGCTGCTAACCGGTGCAGCAACGGGACCACATGTAAAAAGCCTGTATGACAATTGGCACGATCCACAAAACGTAGGACATCTATTCTTGACAGTGGATATTGAACGATTTATGCCACTCCCCGATTTTTGTGCCAATATGGATGCCTACATTCGTGAGGTGAAAAGTGTACCTAGGAAAGAAGGTGTCACGGACATTTTCATTCCTGGGGAGATCGAGAGCCGAAAAAAGCAAGAACGCATGGAAAACGGTATTCCTCTCGATCCAAATCTGACAAAAGAACTGAGCCAATTATGCCGCACCTATGGAGTCGATTTGCAGGCAGCGTGTTATCTCCCCTAA